The following proteins are encoded in a genomic region of Flammeovirga pectinis:
- a CDS encoding uroporphyrinogen-III synthase has protein sequence MTNDIAGKEVKKAVKSILVSQPEPSNQNSPYHKLGEKYGVKIDFRPFIEVKGVTAKEFRTQKINILEHTAVIFTSRNAIDHFFRLCKELKVEVPADMKYFCISEQTANYLQKYIVVRKRKLFTGYKTAKDMFDLFKKFKGEKYLFPCSDIRKEDIPNYMDANGIEMNEAIIYRTVAADLSDLSNIYYDMIAFFSPSGIKSLFTNFADFEQKETRIAAFGPTTAAAVRNAGLHLDVEAPLPNAPSMTGAIELYIKEANEV, from the coding sequence ATGACAAATGACATAGCAGGAAAAGAAGTGAAGAAAGCTGTGAAGTCAATTTTGGTGTCTCAGCCTGAACCCTCAAATCAAAATTCTCCTTATCATAAATTAGGAGAAAAGTATGGGGTTAAGATTGATTTTCGCCCTTTTATTGAAGTAAAAGGAGTGACGGCTAAAGAGTTTAGAACTCAGAAGATTAATATCCTAGAACATACAGCAGTAATCTTTACATCAAGAAATGCAATAGACCATTTCTTTAGATTATGTAAAGAACTTAAAGTTGAAGTGCCTGCTGATATGAAGTACTTCTGTATTTCTGAACAAACAGCTAATTATTTACAGAAATATATCGTTGTTAGAAAACGTAAGCTGTTTACAGGTTACAAAACGGCAAAAGATATGTTTGATCTCTTTAAGAAATTTAAAGGTGAAAAATATCTATTCCCATGTTCTGATATCAGAAAAGAAGACATTCCTAATTATATGGATGCTAATGGAATAGAAATGAATGAGGCAATTATTTATCGTACAGTTGCTGCTGATCTATCAGATCTAAGCAATATTTATTATGACATGATTGCATTTTTTAGCCCTTCTGGAATTAAATCTTTGTTTACTAATTTTGCTGATTTTGAGCAAAAAGAAACAAGGATAGCTGCTTTTGGTCCAACAACAGCCGCAGCAGTTCGTAATGCAGGTTTACATTTAGATGTAGAAGCTCCATTGCCAAATGCTCCATCTATGACTGGTGCAATTGAATTATATATCAAAGAAGCGAATGAAGTGTAA
- the dtd gene encoding D-aminoacyl-tRNA deacylase has protein sequence MNAVIQRVTSAKVEIGNVIKGQIQSGFMILLGVAQNDNDSDVKWLAKKIVGMRIFSDEEGKMNKALGDIDGNILLISQFTLQASTKKGNRPSYLNAAAPDKAVPLYENMINELQELLGKKIETGEFGADMQVSLLNDGPVTIIIDTKDKK, from the coding sequence ATGAATGCAGTCATACAAAGAGTTACTTCTGCAAAAGTAGAAATAGGGAATGTCATAAAAGGGCAAATTCAGAGTGGTTTTATGATATTGTTAGGTGTAGCTCAGAATGATAATGATTCTGATGTGAAGTGGTTAGCAAAAAAAATTGTAGGAATGCGAATTTTTTCTGACGAAGAAGGGAAAATGAATAAAGCATTAGGAGATATAGATGGTAATATTTTATTGATTTCTCAATTTACTTTACAAGCTAGTACTAAAAAAGGTAATCGCCCATCGTATTTAAATGCGGCTGCCCCAGATAAAGCAGTTCCATTATATGAAAATATGATAAATGAATTACAAGAGTTATTAGGTAAAAAAATAGAAACAGGTGAATTTGGGGCTGATATGCAAGTTTCATTGTTAAATGATGGTCCTGTTACAATAATAATCGATACAAAAGATAAGAAATGA
- a CDS encoding DUF4271 domain-containing protein: MRHLKILVYTIILICSTYSKGIASSFPLEDKWLIYEKQVTGFVPYFPSEHPFVKNFYLLLDIQYLGGLGVEVVLTNGDAVFLNNQLKEVAKEGNSTVYFSYERLKKEAKNTGEVLLVVNTTNGKCPLGFMVDQQYDATLLRESITKTEEVTLLSRSDSNFRSYLLMWSLVVFFIVGIVSKVGGLKTAGSEILKSFEGVTLGRSEMNKVNSLQFLMFILSFALVASLTVMLFGAGNLWLSRATSEVMNSTVSSFLLNIFSIILSILAFVAFRLIVIYVLGGVFGNSQISSIHGVEFYKLTWVYVLFYMVLCVFWTLNPFYISWEFMRYFLGITFFLKSFLVYIAVSKQVNLRNNYLFSYFCATEFLPSLVAVKVFFS; the protein is encoded by the coding sequence ATGAGGCACCTTAAAATATTAGTTTATACTATTATTCTCATATGCTCTACGTATTCTAAAGGAATAGCATCAAGCTTTCCTTTAGAAGATAAATGGCTTATTTATGAGAAACAAGTAACAGGTTTTGTACCTTATTTCCCATCAGAACATCCTTTTGTAAAAAACTTTTATTTGCTTTTAGATATCCAATACCTTGGAGGTTTAGGAGTAGAGGTTGTTCTTACAAATGGAGATGCTGTATTTTTAAATAATCAACTCAAAGAAGTTGCCAAGGAAGGTAATAGTACTGTTTATTTCTCTTATGAAAGATTGAAGAAAGAAGCTAAAAATACTGGAGAAGTATTACTAGTGGTAAATACAACCAATGGTAAATGTCCTTTAGGCTTTATGGTAGATCAACAATATGATGCAACATTACTAAGAGAATCAATTACTAAAACTGAAGAAGTAACTTTATTAAGTCGATCAGACTCTAATTTTAGATCCTATTTATTAATGTGGTCATTAGTAGTATTTTTCATAGTTGGGATCGTATCTAAGGTTGGTGGACTAAAAACTGCAGGTAGTGAAATTTTGAAATCTTTTGAGGGTGTAACCTTAGGAAGGTCAGAAATGAATAAAGTTAATTCATTACAATTTTTAATGTTTATTCTGTCATTTGCATTAGTTGCGAGTTTAACTGTAATGCTATTTGGAGCTGGAAATTTATGGTTATCTAGAGCAACATCTGAGGTCATGAACTCGACAGTATCTTCTTTTCTTTTAAATATATTTTCTATAATCCTCTCAATTTTAGCTTTTGTAGCTTTTAGATTGATAGTTATTTATGTTTTAGGTGGAGTTTTTGGAAATTCTCAAATTTCGTCAATTCATGGTGTTGAGTTTTATAAATTAACATGGGTTTATGTTCTGTTTTACATGGTTTTATGTGTATTTTGGACATTAAATCCTTTTTACATTTCATGGGAATTTATGCGTTATTTTTTAGGGATTACCTTCTTTCTAAAAAGTTTTTTAGTGTATATAGCTGTATCTAAACAAGTAAACCTTAGAAATAACTATTTATTTTCGTATTTTTGCGCGACCGAATTCCTTCCTTCGCTTGTTGCTGTGAAGGTTTTCTTTAGTTGA
- a CDS encoding coiled-coil domain-containing protein — protein MKRIFILLLVAFSAIAIDNDALAQKKKKSKSSNDKKSEKKEIKEWKKKLKETDPLKFRDMTQELNTLRGQASGLKAEISKLEQEKEAFDSKLKEKDNEIADLRAELDKLKKKMDNNVSASGDDYAKGVVYKVQIGAFKNRDLSKFQDKGNFWMEDEDGLKKYTIAYFRDYGEADQFKKYMRAMGVKDAWIVAYDDNVRKDIKDVKRKGSGK, from the coding sequence ATGAAAAGGATCTTTATACTACTTCTAGTAGCTTTTAGTGCAATAGCAATCGACAATGATGCGTTAGCTCAGAAAAAGAAGAAAAGCAAATCTTCTAATGACAAGAAGAGCGAGAAAAAAGAAATTAAAGAGTGGAAAAAGAAATTAAAAGAAACTGATCCATTAAAATTTAGAGATATGACACAAGAGTTAAATACTCTTCGTGGTCAAGCTTCAGGTTTAAAAGCTGAAATATCTAAATTAGAGCAAGAAAAAGAAGCTTTTGACTCTAAGTTAAAAGAAAAAGATAATGAAATTGCTGATTTACGTGCCGAGCTTGATAAGCTTAAAAAGAAGATGGATAACAATGTTTCTGCTTCTGGAGATGACTATGCTAAAGGGGTTGTCTATAAAGTGCAAATTGGTGCATTCAAAAACCGTGATCTATCTAAATTCCAAGACAAAGGAAACTTTTGGATGGAAGATGAAGATGGTTTAAAAAAGTACACTATTGCTTACTTCCGTGATTATGGAGAAGCTGATCAGTTTAAAAAATATATGAGAGCAATGGGTGTTAAAGATGCCTGGATTGTTGCTTATGATGACAATGTTAGAAAAGATATCAAGGATGTAAAACGTAAAGGTTCTGGTAAATAG